Proteins encoded together in one Sylvia atricapilla isolate bSylAtr1 chromosome 2, bSylAtr1.pri, whole genome shotgun sequence window:
- the PRSS23 gene encoding serine protease 23 gives MAALSTLILLLCAAKDVLPSSPHWKPTWPSYRVPVILPQSTLNLDKPQFDAEARLEVVSPCGPACHKSSPLPTYEEVKNYLSYETLYANGSLTETEVGIYILSNGGDGSRGRSRTKRQIYGYDSRFSIFGKDFLLNYPFSTSVKLSTGCTGTLVAEKHVLTAAHCIHDGKSYVKGAQKLRVGFLKPKQKDGSKGSNSTNSAMPEKMKFQWIRVKRTHVPKGWIKGNANDIGMDYDYALLELKKPHKRKFMKIGVSPPARHLPGGRIHFSGYDNDRPGNLVYRFCDVKDETYDLLYQQCDAQPGASGSGVYVRMWKRQNHKWERKIIGIFSGHQWVDMNGTPQDFNVAVRITPLKYAQICYWIKGNYLDCREG, from the coding sequence ATGGCAGCCTTGTCCACTTTAATCCTCCTTTTGTGTGCTGCTAAAGATGTGCTGCCTTCCAGTCCTCACTGGAAGCCAACTTGGCCGTCTTACAGAGTTCCCGTTATCCTGCCACAGTCTACCCTGAATTTGGACAAACCACAGTTTGATGCTGAAGCCAGACTGGAAGTGGTGTCTCCGTGTGGCCCAGCATGCCATAAAAGTTCTCCGCTGCCAACTTACGAAGAAGTGAAGAACTACCTGTCCTACGAAACCTTGTACGCCAATGGCAGCCTCACTGAAACTGAGGTGGGCATTTATATTCTGAGCAACGGCGGCGATGGGTCTCGAGGCAGATCTCGAACTAAGAGGCAGATCTATGGCTATGACAGCAGGTTTAGCATTTTTGGGAAAGACTTCTTGTTGAATTACCCATTCTCCACATCAGTGAAGCTCTCTACAGGTTGCACAGGGACGCTGGTGGCTGAAAAGCACGTTCTTACTGCTGCTCATTGTATCCATGACGGAAAGAGTTATGTCAAAGGAGCTCAGAAACTGCGGGTGGGGTTCCTAAAGCCCAAACAGAAAGATGGCAGCAAAGGGTCCAACAGCACCAACTCGGCAATGCCCgagaaaatgaaattccagTGGATCCGAGTGAAACGGACGCATGTCCCCAAAGGATGGATCAAAGGTAATGCCAATGACATTGGCATGGATTATGACTatgccctgctggagctgaagAAGCCACACAAAAGAAAGTTTATGAAGATAGGTGTGAGCCCACCAGCAAGACACTTACCTGGAGGGAGGATTCACTTCTCTGGCTACGACAATGACCGTCCAGGAAACCTAGTTTATCGTTTCTGTGATGTCAAAGATGAAACGTATGACCTGTTGTACCAGCAGTGCGATGCCCAGCCGGGTGCCAGTGGATCTGGGGTATATGTGAGGATGTGGAAGAGGCAGAATCACAAATGGGAGCGTAAGATTATTGGTATATTTTCAGGCCATCAGTGGGTGGACATGAATGGCACCCCGCAGGATTTCAATGTAGCTGTTCGCATTACACCCCTCAAATACGCACAGATCTGTTACTGGATCAAAGGCAACTACCTTGACTGCAGGGAAGGATAA